Proteins encoded in a region of the Zunongwangia endophytica genome:
- a CDS encoding RNA polymerase sigma factor, with product MLQHQLIEDCKNNSRKAQLKLYNKYCEGMYYVAFRFMNDTQEAEDAMQEAFIKAFAKLHQFTGEVTFGAWLKKIVINKCLDKLKAKKLELVAMNEQVLGKVDEEEDWSVNDGITVEDIKITISELPEKYRYSLMLFLVEGYDHEEISEILNITQVASRTLVHRGKKKLQEKIRNLDNQSGEMNRKTQF from the coding sequence ATCAGTTAATAGAAGATTGTAAGAACAACAGCCGCAAAGCGCAGCTAAAGCTTTACAATAAATACTGTGAAGGTATGTATTACGTGGCATTTAGGTTTATGAACGATACCCAGGAGGCAGAGGATGCGATGCAGGAAGCTTTTATAAAAGCTTTTGCAAAACTGCATCAATTTACCGGAGAGGTCACCTTTGGAGCCTGGTTAAAAAAAATCGTCATAAACAAATGTCTAGATAAGCTAAAAGCAAAGAAGCTAGAGCTAGTTGCGATGAACGAGCAAGTTCTTGGAAAAGTCGACGAAGAAGAAGACTGGAGCGTTAATGATGGGATTACCGTCGAAGATATTAAAATAACGATCAGTGAACTTCCAGAAAAGTATCGTTATTCTTTAATGCTATTTTTAGTAGAAGGTTACGATCACGAAGAAATTTCAGAAATACTGAATATTACTCAGGTAGCTTCCAGGACGCTGGTACACCGCGGAAAGAAAAAATTGCAAGAAAAGATCAGGAATCTTGATAATCAATCAGGAGAAATGAATAGAAAAACACAGTTTTAA